TGGCGCGCCGGCGCGGTCTCCGCCGGCCTCTCACCGTTCGATCCGCTCGGGTGCCCGGGCATACGAGCGCCCCGACCGTCACAGTCGTCCGTCTTCGTCCTCACCCCCTCCCCCAACCGGAACATCACGCCCCGAGGTGTGGCACGGGTAAGGATTGGTATCGAACGGCAACCCTTTGGGGGTTGCGTTCGTCTAGTACGGCATGAAGATCTCGTTCTTGATCCATAACGCCTATGGGATAGGAGGCACGATCAGTACCACCTTCAATCTGGCCGCTGCGTTGGCGGAGCGGCACAGTGTGGAGGTTGTTTCGGTCTTGCGGACGCGGGAGCGTCCGAGCCTCGTGTTGGATCACCGGGTCTCGTTGCGTGGGCTGGTCGATCTGCGGGAGGAGAAGGAGCATCCGCTGCATCTGCGGCCCGCGCGGGTGTTTCCGGACTCGGAGCGGCGGTACGGGCAGTACAGCGAGCTGACCGATCAGCGCATCGCGGCGTTCCTGGACAAGGTCGACGCCGATGTCGTCGTGGGGACGCGGCCCGGGCTCAACGTGCATCTCGCCCTCCAGGGTCCCGAGCGGGTCGTTCGGGTCGGGCAGGAGCACCTCACGCTCGACAGTCATTCGCCCGAGCTGCGCACGGTCCTCCGGGGTGCCTATCGGCGGCTCGACGCGCTCACCACCGTCACCTCCGCCGACGCCGCCTCCTACGCGCGCAAGATGCGGTTGCCCGGGGTGCGGGTCGAGTCGCTCCCCAACAGCGTCCCCGACCCTGAACTGCCGCCCTCCGACGGGACGTCGAAGGTGGTCGTGGCCGCCGGCCGGCTGGTCCGGGTGAAGCGGTACGACCTGCTCGTTCAGGCGTTCGCCCATGTGGTCGCTGAACGTCCCGACTGGCAGCTGCGTATCTACGGCAAGGGTCAGGAACACGCCCGGCTGCGGGAGATCATCACCGACCTCGGGCTCGTCAACAACGTGTTCCTCATGGGGGCGGTGCCCCACATGGAAGGGGAATGGGTGAAGGCGTCGATCGGTGCGGCCTCCTCCAGTTTCGAGGCCTTCGGCATGACGATCGTCGAGGCGATGCGCAACGGTCTGCCCGTCGTGAGCACCGACTGTCCGCACGGTCCCGGCGAGATCATCCGCGACGGTGTCGACGGCCGGCTGGTTCCGGTCGGGGACCCGAAGGCCCTCGGCGCGGCCCTGCTGGAGCTCGTGAACGACGACGAGAGACGCCGGCGTATGGGCCAGGCCGCCCGGGAGAACTCCCGCCGCTTCGCGCCCGAGCCCGTGGTCGAGCAGGCCGAGCGGTTCTTCACCGAGGTGCTGGCCGCGAAGCGGGAGGGACGGCCTGCCGAGCCGCGCCGTGACGGGCTCTACCAGAGCCTCGTGGCCCGGCGTTTCGCCTTCCGCGACGCCCGTGACGCCCGGAAGAACAAGGGCATGAACAGCAGTATGAGCAGCGATGACGACTTGAGCCGGAAGGTGGAGCTATGACCACGTCGATCGAGCCGGAGCCCCGCGTCGGGTGCACGGTGGACGCCGACGGACGGATCACCTTCGGTGTGCGGCTGCCTTCGGCCGGCCGTCCCCGACTGCTCCTGCAGCCGCGGCCCAAGAAGGGACAGCCGGAGAAGGCGCCGCACGTGCTCGACCTGGAGCCTTCCGGGAACGGACGTCTTGTGGGCGTCCTGGACGACAACACGGCGCTCGCCGAGGGGCGTTGGGACGTCTATCTCCTCGACGAGCCGGACGGGGAGCGGCAGCGGCTGCGCCCGGGGCCGAGGGACCTGCGGGTGCTCGTCGACGGTGGCGCCCGGGACCGGTCCTCACCCGTCGAGGTGCGGGTGCCGTATGTGACCAAGTCCGGCTATCTCTCGGTCCGCACGTGGGTGCGGGCCGCGCACGCCGAGGCCGACCGGATCGTGGTCACCGACGACGGGACGATCGACGTCACGGGCCGGCTGCACGGAGCGGCGTTCGGCGCCGGTGCCGTCGTACGTATGCGGGTGCGCGGGACCGACACGGTCCGCAAGGTCGAACCGCGCGTCGAGGACGACGGGCTCGGTTTCTCCTTCACGGTCGGCTGCGACGAGTTGGCCGGTCCCGTGTCCGGCGACGGGGTCTGGGACGTGCACGTACGGCCGGCCGCCTCCGCGCCGGCTGTCCGGGTCGGGCGCCTTCTCGACGACGTCGCCGACCGCAAGGAGGTCTTCGTCTACCCGTCCGCCGAGGTCGACGGATGCGAGGTCAGGCCGTACTACACCATGGACAACGACCTGTCGGTGGAAGTGGCCCGGATCGCACGGACCGCGGGGACGGCAGGGACGGCAGGGATCGCGCGGACCCAGGCCGCCTGACGCCCGCGCCCGGCTGCGACACCCATGTCCGTGCTTCACGTCTCGGATTGATGTCCGTGATGGACGTCTGCGCTTGATGTCCGTGCTGATACTCGTGACCGGGATCACTTATTTCGACAGTCGGCGCTCCCTATTCTTCGGCGGAGCGCTGCGCTACCGATTTCCGCGCCTTTTGCGTGAGTCCCACGTCACGTTTTGCATATGCGTTCGGCATATGTGTGAGCGCTCGGCCAATACCGAGTTCGACACATCGCGTGCCCGCCTCAACAGGCGCCCACCTGGGACTCGACGCTGTTGGTTCAGAATTCAATTGCGCCCGATCGCCCGTCGGTGCCAATTCTCCGGCGCCGGTAATTGAGCGCATGCTTTCGTGACCTTTCGCACAAATACAGGGGGTACGTCTAGGCAAATTCGGACTTTTCGCCGAGTGTTGTGGCGGGATTTTCTCCCACCCCCCACAGCGAAGGCAGGCGAACCCATGCGCAATTCTTCCGACGTTCCCGTGCAGCCTCACGCCGTCTCCGCCGCGGAGCTCGTTCCGGGTGACCTTCTCGCCCTGTCCGAGAGCGATGTGGCGCGGGACGAGTGGTACGTGGTGATGCACACGCTTCCCGAGACGCCGCACACGATCCGCGTGACCCTGCGGCCGCCGCTCGGGGGAAGAGACCACGACCACGTCTTCGACCGGGGGCACCAAGTGACCGTGGCCTGTCGGCGGATGGACGTCGCGGGCATTCCCGAGATCGCCTCGGCCGACCTCGAGGGCGTGGAGTTCCGCGACGGTGACCGGGTCACGTCGCTGCGCGTCGTCGACCCCGCCGCCGTCGAGGTGTCGTACACCCGGCGCTGGGGCCGCTGGCACCGGGATCTGGAGGACCGGGGCGCGGAGCCCATCTCCGACGCGGGGCTGCGCGAGGAGGTCGGACGGGCCGTCGAGAGCGGTCACGTCGTACGGCACGTCCCGCGTCCGCGTCGTACCGTCGCCGGCGGAGTGGTGCCCCGGCGGGTCGTCGTCACCGGGGTCGGCGCGGTGACCCCGCTCGGCGTCGGCGTGGGGGAGCTGTGGCAGGGACTGGTCGACGGGCGGTGCGGGATAACGGAGTTGGCCGACGAGGAGTTCGACGGCCTGCCGGTACGGATCGCCGGCCGCGTGCCCGTCGACCCCGCCGAACTGCTGCCGAGGCCCCAGGCGCGGCGGATGAACCGGGCCGCGCAGTTCGCGGTGCTCGCCGCGCGCGAGGCGTGGCGCGACGGCGGCTTCGACGAGGCGGGGACGGTGGAGAGCGGTCTCGATCCCGAGCGGGTCGGCGTCAGCGTCGGCGCGATCATCGGGGACGCCTCCGTGCTCGTCGGCGGTGACCGCACGCTGCGGGACAAGGGACCGCGTGCGGTGTCGCCGCTCACCACCCCGATGACCGTGCCGTCGCAGCCCGCGTCCCAGGTGTCGCTGGCGCTGCGGATCACCGGCGAGGCCCGCACGGTGACGAGCGCGTGCGCCTCCGGCACCGAGGCCATCGGACAGGCCATCGACCGCATCCGCTACGGGCGGGTCGACGTGGCGCTCGCCGGGGGTGCGGAGGCCGTGATCACACCGGCGATCATGGCCTCGTTCGCCTCGATGCGCGCGCTGTCCACCCACGAGCTGGGGGCGGTCAGTCCGTCCCGGCCATTCGCCAAGGAC
The window above is part of the Streptomyces sp. NBC_01428 genome. Proteins encoded here:
- a CDS encoding glycosyltransferase family 4 protein; the encoded protein is MKISFLIHNAYGIGGTISTTFNLAAALAERHSVEVVSVLRTRERPSLVLDHRVSLRGLVDLREEKEHPLHLRPARVFPDSERRYGQYSELTDQRIAAFLDKVDADVVVGTRPGLNVHLALQGPERVVRVGQEHLTLDSHSPELRTVLRGAYRRLDALTTVTSADAASYARKMRLPGVRVESLPNSVPDPELPPSDGTSKVVVAAGRLVRVKRYDLLVQAFAHVVAERPDWQLRIYGKGQEHARLREIITDLGLVNNVFLMGAVPHMEGEWVKASIGAASSSFEAFGMTIVEAMRNGLPVVSTDCPHGPGEIIRDGVDGRLVPVGDPKALGAALLELVNDDERRRRMGQAARENSRRFAPEPVVEQAERFFTEVLAAKREGRPAEPRRDGLYQSLVARRFAFRDARDARKNKGMNSSMSSDDDLSRKVEL
- a CDS encoding beta-ketoacyl-[acyl-carrier-protein] synthase family protein, with amino-acid sequence MRNSSDVPVQPHAVSAAELVPGDLLALSESDVARDEWYVVMHTLPETPHTIRVTLRPPLGGRDHDHVFDRGHQVTVACRRMDVAGIPEIASADLEGVEFRDGDRVTSLRVVDPAAVEVSYTRRWGRWHRDLEDRGAEPISDAGLREEVGRAVESGHVVRHVPRPRRTVAGGVVPRRVVVTGVGAVTPLGVGVGELWQGLVDGRCGITELADEEFDGLPVRIAGRVPVDPAELLPRPQARRMNRAAQFAVLAAREAWRDGGFDEAGTVESGLDPERVGVSVGAIIGDASVLVGGDRTLRDKGPRAVSPLTTPMTVPSQPASQVSLALRITGEARTVTSACASGTEAIGQAIDRIRYGRVDVALAGGAEAVITPAIMASFASMRALSTHELGAVSPSRPFAKDRDGFVNGEGAGFLLLESEEHARARGARIYCEAAGWGLSADAHHMAAPDPSGGGVALALRRAVRDAGGHAVDVVHVNAHATATTEGDLAEATAVRAVLGGDVPVTALKGHLGHLQGAAGGVEAVATVLTLHHGLIPPTIGCEEQDEAIGLDVVTESPRSLLARGDLALSNSFGFGGHNAVLALRRTA
- a CDS encoding transferase, translated to MTTSIEPEPRVGCTVDADGRITFGVRLPSAGRPRLLLQPRPKKGQPEKAPHVLDLEPSGNGRLVGVLDDNTALAEGRWDVYLLDEPDGERQRLRPGPRDLRVLVDGGARDRSSPVEVRVPYVTKSGYLSVRTWVRAAHAEADRIVVTDDGTIDVTGRLHGAAFGAGAVVRMRVRGTDTVRKVEPRVEDDGLGFSFTVGCDELAGPVSGDGVWDVHVRPAASAPAVRVGRLLDDVADRKEVFVYPSAEVDGCEVRPYYTMDNDLSVEVARIARTAGTAGTAGIARTQAA